One stretch of Amycolatopsis sp. NBC_00345 DNA includes these proteins:
- a CDS encoding alpha/beta fold hydrolase, translating to MTATKRPAPAVRGGRPSSEPDPIRVSFRRFAGVRTRVLEVGPPVAEAEAPKRTRKRPADKPRAPRLVLLHGYCDSADTWRPVLAEFAAAGVAAIAVDLPGFGDAQPLRPGPILPQLDAFTAAVVREQAVLGSVVLAGNSLGGTMSLRAAQNPRLPIAGVVSIAAPGFVDSWLVRTVARNPLPLRLFSALPVPVPGFVVRAVAEQVVPRLLYADAAAADVSQVRRFTTLFPDYRATTSRLEEARQLVAELADAYQLDRVQVPLLVVACGKDKLVTSASGRQLHTLVPHSRLLVREDWGHCPQLDDPPEIAELLTFFAAGAIRMTGAKDQPGTPAVASEDTAAG from the coding sequence ATGACCGCGACGAAGCGGCCCGCACCCGCTGTCCGCGGCGGCCGGCCCAGCAGCGAACCGGACCCGATCCGGGTCTCCTTCCGGCGTTTCGCCGGGGTGCGCACCCGCGTGCTCGAGGTGGGCCCGCCCGTGGCCGAGGCCGAGGCACCCAAGCGCACCCGCAAACGCCCGGCCGACAAGCCACGCGCGCCCCGGCTCGTCCTCCTCCACGGCTACTGCGACAGCGCCGACACCTGGCGTCCCGTGCTGGCCGAATTCGCCGCGGCGGGCGTCGCCGCGATCGCGGTGGACCTGCCCGGCTTCGGCGACGCGCAGCCGCTGCGGCCCGGCCCGATCCTGCCGCAGCTCGACGCCTTCACCGCCGCGGTGGTGCGCGAGCAGGCCGTGCTCGGCTCGGTGGTGCTGGCGGGCAACTCCCTCGGCGGCACGATGAGCCTGCGGGCGGCGCAGAACCCGCGGCTGCCGATCGCGGGCGTCGTCTCGATCGCCGCGCCCGGGTTCGTCGACTCGTGGCTGGTCCGCACTGTCGCGCGCAACCCGTTGCCGCTGCGCCTGTTCTCCGCGCTGCCCGTGCCCGTGCCGGGCTTCGTGGTCCGCGCGGTGGCCGAGCAGGTCGTCCCGCGGCTGCTGTACGCCGACGCGGCCGCGGCCGACGTCAGCCAGGTCCGGCGCTTCACCACGCTCTTCCCCGACTACCGCGCCACCACCAGCCGGCTCGAGGAGGCCCGTCAGCTCGTCGCCGAGCTGGCGGACGCCTACCAGCTCGACCGCGTCCAGGTGCCGCTGCTCGTGGTGGCCTGTGGCAAGGACAAGCTGGTCACGTCGGCGTCCGGGCGCCAGCTGCACACGCTGGTCCCGCACAGCCGGCTGCTGGTGCGCGAGGACTGGGGCCACTGCCCGCAGCTCGACGACCCGCCGGAGATCGCGGAGCTGCTCACGTTCTTCGCGGCCGGCGCGATCCGCATGACGGGCGCGAAGGACCAGCCCGGCACCCCGGCGGTCGCGAGTGAGGACACCGCGGCGGGCTGA
- a CDS encoding amino acid permease has product MSAPRILGTGSGIFRRKPIEEIDTSAAGGLQRTLGLRQLTAIGVGGIIGAGIFSLAGAVANKTAGPAVLISFLIAGIASAAAAFSYAEFAGLIPRAGSAYTYGYAVLGEIVGWFIGWDLLLEYTAIVSVVAIGISGYFNDLLGFLHVSLPQWMLGAPGTEPDGVASGSYKVNLFAVLLCLIIAFVLNQGMKNAARFETLLVYLKVALVLLVIVVGAFHIKTGNYSNFFPFGLSGAFTGAATVFFAVFGYDAMSTAAEESKDSQKHMPKAILYSLAISMVLYVLACLVLTGMVNFKDIDPESAFSSAFASVGLGWLGAVIAVGAIIGILTVLFTFLMGATRVGFSMSRDGLLPKWFSGTHKVRQVPHRMTWVLGIASAVIAGVLPIEEAAELTNIGILLAFVVVCIAVVVLRYKRPELPRTFKTPGMPVVPIIGVVFSLWLITFLQWQTWLRFAIWFVIGMVIYFGYSRRHSVLNRPAESETGSESTSD; this is encoded by the coding sequence ATGTCCGCTCCCCGCATCCTGGGCACAGGCTCCGGGATATTCCGGCGCAAACCCATCGAGGAAATCGACACCAGCGCCGCCGGCGGTCTGCAACGGACGCTCGGTCTTCGCCAGCTGACGGCGATCGGCGTCGGCGGCATCATCGGCGCCGGGATCTTCTCGCTCGCGGGCGCGGTCGCCAACAAGACCGCGGGCCCGGCCGTGCTGATCTCGTTCCTGATCGCGGGCATCGCGAGCGCGGCGGCCGCGTTCTCCTACGCCGAGTTCGCCGGGCTCATCCCGCGCGCCGGCTCGGCGTACACCTACGGCTACGCGGTGCTCGGCGAGATCGTCGGCTGGTTCATCGGCTGGGACCTGCTGCTGGAGTACACCGCGATCGTGTCGGTGGTGGCCATCGGCATCTCGGGCTACTTCAACGACCTGCTCGGCTTCCTGCACGTCTCGCTGCCACAGTGGATGCTCGGCGCGCCCGGGACGGAACCCGACGGGGTCGCGTCCGGCTCCTACAAGGTGAACCTGTTCGCGGTGCTGCTGTGCCTGATCATCGCGTTCGTCCTCAACCAGGGCATGAAGAACGCCGCGCGGTTCGAGACGCTGCTGGTGTACCTCAAGGTCGCGCTCGTGCTGCTGGTGATCGTGGTCGGCGCGTTCCACATCAAGACGGGCAACTACAGCAACTTCTTCCCGTTCGGCCTCAGCGGCGCGTTCACCGGCGCCGCGACGGTGTTCTTCGCCGTTTTCGGGTATGACGCGATGTCCACCGCCGCCGAGGAGTCGAAGGACTCCCAGAAGCACATGCCGAAGGCGATCCTGTACTCGCTGGCGATCTCGATGGTGCTGTACGTGCTGGCCTGCCTGGTGCTCACCGGCATGGTGAACTTCAAGGACATCGACCCGGAAAGCGCGTTCTCCAGTGCTTTCGCGTCCGTCGGCCTGGGCTGGCTGGGCGCGGTGATCGCGGTCGGCGCCATCATCGGCATCCTGACCGTGCTGTTCACCTTCCTGATGGGCGCCACCCGAGTCGGCTTCTCCATGAGCCGCGACGGCCTGCTGCCGAAGTGGTTCTCCGGCACCCACAAGGTGCGCCAGGTGCCGCACCGGATGACCTGGGTCCTCGGCATCGCGTCCGCGGTCATCGCCGGCGTGCTGCCCATCGAGGAGGCCGCGGAGCTGACCAACATCGGCATCCTGCTGGCGTTCGTGGTGGTCTGCATCGCGGTGGTCGTGCTGCGGTACAAGCGCCCCGAACTGCCCCGCACGTTCAAGACGCCGGGCATGCCGGTGGTGCCGATCATCGGCGTGGTGTTCTCGCTCTGGCTGATCACGTTCCTCCAGTGGCAGACCTGGCTCCGCTTCGCCATCTGGTTCGTCATCGGCATGGTCATCTACTTCGGCTACAGCCGGCGGCACTCGGTGCTGAACCGCCCGGCGGAATCGGAGACGGGGTCTGAGTCCACTTCGGACTGA
- a CDS encoding Uma2 family endonuclease produces the protein MTVMTDTRRPEGAGPMTVHDLEETPDDGRRRELIDGVLVVSPAPGLRHQTIAYRLYPVLDEACPLGYFVAGAPFAVRIGDHLELQPDLLVGRDEGFTELDLPEPPVLAVEVLSPSTAIHDLNTKKAVYERLGVPSYWVVDPGEPALAVFELDGDGVYQQVAKAAVDEVFEARKPFPVRVVPSELLGRLV, from the coding sequence ATGACGGTCATGACGGATACCCGGCGCCCCGAGGGGGCGGGCCCCATGACGGTGCACGACCTCGAGGAGACGCCGGATGACGGCCGCCGCCGTGAGCTCATCGACGGGGTGCTGGTCGTGAGCCCCGCACCCGGGCTGAGACACCAGACCATCGCCTACCGGCTGTACCCCGTGCTCGACGAGGCCTGTCCGCTCGGGTACTTCGTCGCCGGGGCACCGTTCGCGGTACGCATCGGAGACCATCTAGAGCTGCAGCCCGACCTGCTGGTCGGGCGCGACGAGGGCTTCACCGAACTGGACCTCCCGGAGCCACCGGTGCTCGCGGTCGAGGTGCTCTCGCCCAGCACCGCCATCCACGACCTCAACACGAAAAAGGCCGTCTACGAGCGCCTCGGCGTGCCGAGCTACTGGGTCGTCGACCCGGGGGAACCGGCGCTGGCAGTGTTCGAACTGGACGGCGACGGCGTCTACCAGCAGGTGGCGAAGGCCGCGGTGGACGAGGTTTTCGAGGCCCGGAAACCATTTCCGGTCCGTGTGGTGCCCTCGGAACTGCTGGGCCGTCTCGTCTGA
- a CDS encoding ribonuclease domain-containing protein, with protein MVNRRRITAALVGLLVLVFGGWLVKNAVDGSSSSSAPASPSSVSGGASGAKLPGADSGLRVEALSTLPSQARDTWKLIQSGGPYPYPRNDDVVFENREKVLPRKQSGYYHEYTVKTPKSQDRGPRRLVTGQAKELFYTGDHYASFVVVDPSR; from the coding sequence ATGGTCAACCGTAGGCGGATCACCGCCGCACTCGTCGGTCTCCTCGTGCTGGTGTTCGGGGGCTGGCTGGTCAAGAACGCCGTCGACGGGTCCTCTTCGTCCTCGGCGCCGGCTTCGCCCAGCTCGGTCAGCGGTGGCGCGTCCGGGGCGAAGCTGCCCGGCGCCGACTCCGGGCTGCGCGTCGAGGCGCTGTCCACCCTGCCTTCGCAGGCGCGGGACACGTGGAAGCTGATCCAGTCCGGTGGGCCGTACCCGTATCCCCGCAACGACGACGTCGTCTTCGAGAATCGCGAGAAAGTGTTGCCGCGCAAGCAGTCCGGCTACTACCACGAGTACACCGTGAAAACGCCGAAAAGCCAGGACCGCGGCCCGCGCCGGCTCGTCACGGGCCAGGCGAAAGAGCTGTTCTACACCGGCGACCACTACGCGTCGTTCGTCGTCGTGGACCCGAGCCGATGA
- a CDS encoding zinc-binding dehydrogenase yields MFAVYAKEPNADSPLDSLVVGERPEPEVPEGWVRVHVKAASLNMHDLWTLRGVGIKPEQFPMILGCDGAGTLDDGSEVVIHAVVNAPGWQGDDTLDPKRTLLTEKHQGTIADQVIVPARNVVPKPAGLSFAEAATMGTAWLTAYRMLFVKSGLRPGQTMLVQGASGGVSTALIALGRAAGFRVWVTGRSEDKRALAESVGAHRTFESGARLPERVDAVFETVGKATWSHTLKSLKPGGIVVVSGSTSGPDPAADLQRVFFLQLRIAGSTMGTRDELADLLSYLDLKGIKPHIGSELPFEAAAQGFRTMLDGETAGKIVFTR; encoded by the coding sequence ATGTTCGCCGTTTATGCGAAGGAACCCAACGCCGATTCCCCGCTCGACTCGCTGGTCGTCGGCGAACGGCCGGAGCCCGAGGTGCCCGAAGGCTGGGTCCGCGTGCACGTCAAGGCCGCGAGCCTCAACATGCACGACCTGTGGACGCTGCGCGGGGTCGGGATCAAGCCGGAGCAGTTCCCGATGATCCTCGGCTGCGACGGCGCCGGGACCCTCGACGACGGCTCCGAGGTCGTCATCCACGCCGTGGTGAACGCCCCCGGCTGGCAGGGCGACGACACCCTGGACCCGAAGCGGACGCTGCTCACCGAGAAGCACCAGGGCACGATCGCCGACCAGGTGATCGTCCCGGCCCGCAACGTCGTGCCGAAGCCGGCCGGGCTGAGCTTCGCCGAAGCCGCCACCATGGGCACCGCCTGGCTCACCGCGTACCGGATGCTGTTCGTGAAGTCCGGGCTCCGCCCCGGCCAGACGATGCTGGTGCAGGGCGCTTCCGGCGGGGTGTCGACCGCGCTGATCGCGCTCGGCCGCGCCGCCGGGTTCCGCGTCTGGGTCACCGGCCGCAGCGAGGACAAGCGCGCGCTGGCCGAGAGCGTCGGCGCGCACCGGACGTTCGAGTCCGGCGCGCGGCTGCCGGAGCGGGTCGACGCGGTGTTCGAGACCGTCGGCAAGGCCACCTGGTCGCACACGCTCAAGTCGCTCAAGCCGGGCGGCATCGTCGTCGTGTCGGGCTCCACCAGCGGGCCGGACCCGGCGGCGGACCTGCAGCGGGTGTTCTTCCTCCAGCTGCGCATCGCCGGCTCCACCATGGGCACCCGCGACGAGCTCGCGGACCTGCTGAGCTACCTCGACCTGAAGGGCATCAAGCCCCACATCGGCAGCGAGCTGCCCTTCGAGGCCGCGGCCCAGGGGTTCCGCACGATGCTCGACGGGGAGACCGCGGGCAAGATCGTCTTCACGCGCTGA
- a CDS encoding pyridoxamine 5'-phosphate oxidase family protein — protein MTADLEHTRALALQENGLATIATVRADGTVHASIVNAGLIDDPVTGAPSIGFVARGDAHKLTLLRRAGHATITFRRGWDWASVTGATHVIGPDDPDPAFDPAGLPELLRTVFKAATGTHDDWAEYDRVMATERRAAVFVSADRIIRNR, from the coding sequence ATGACCGCTGACCTCGAGCACACCCGCGCGCTCGCCCTGCAGGAGAACGGGCTCGCGACCATCGCCACCGTCCGGGCGGACGGCACCGTGCACGCGTCGATCGTCAACGCCGGCCTGATCGACGACCCGGTGACCGGCGCCCCGTCCATCGGGTTCGTCGCCCGCGGGGACGCGCACAAACTGACGCTGCTGCGCCGCGCCGGCCACGCGACGATCACCTTCCGCCGCGGCTGGGACTGGGCCTCGGTAACCGGCGCGACCCACGTGATCGGCCCGGACGACCCGGACCCGGCCTTCGACCCGGCCGGCCTGCCGGAACTGCTGCGCACGGTCTTCAAAGCCGCCACTGGCACCCACGACGACTGGGCCGAGTACGACCGCGTGATGGCCACCGAACGCCGCGCGGCCGTTTTCGTCAGCGCGGACCGGATCATCCGCAACCGCTGA
- a CDS encoding NAD(P)H-dependent flavin oxidoreductase gives MFEDLDFPVIVAPMAGGPTTPELVAAVTAAGGFGFLAAGYLAAETLEAKIAHTAHLTGGRFGVNLFVPGSRSVVDLTAHRERMLTEALRYGVEPGEPRWDDDEYAAKLDLVVARRVPVVSFTFGAPTSAEVHRVHEAGSRVAVTVTSPEEADLAAARGADALVVQGFEAGGHRGLFTDDATVPAGGEQYGLLALLRLIGARTSLPLIATGGLVHGADVAAVLAAGASAAQLGTVFLQADEAGTAGPYRRVLAEANRATAFTRAFSGRPARGLVNRVLSDLSAHAPAAYPQLHHLSKPIRAAAAKADDPEAMSLWAGQTYPLTTEGSAASIFERLRGEARTAAERLDRLR, from the coding sequence ATGTTCGAAGATCTCGATTTCCCGGTGATCGTGGCGCCGATGGCGGGCGGTCCCACCACGCCCGAGCTGGTCGCCGCGGTCACCGCGGCCGGTGGCTTCGGGTTCCTCGCCGCGGGGTACCTCGCGGCGGAGACGCTGGAGGCCAAGATCGCCCACACCGCGCACCTGACGGGCGGGCGGTTCGGCGTCAACCTGTTCGTGCCGGGCAGTCGTTCGGTGGTGGACCTCACGGCGCACCGCGAGCGGATGCTGACCGAGGCGCTGCGTTACGGCGTCGAGCCGGGGGAGCCGCGCTGGGACGACGACGAGTACGCGGCCAAGCTCGATCTGGTGGTGGCGCGGCGGGTGCCGGTGGTGTCGTTCACCTTCGGGGCGCCGACGTCGGCGGAGGTGCACCGGGTGCACGAGGCCGGCAGCCGGGTCGCGGTCACGGTGACCAGCCCGGAGGAGGCCGACCTCGCGGCCGCGCGCGGCGCAGATGCGTTGGTGGTACAGGGTTTCGAGGCGGGCGGGCACCGCGGGCTGTTCACCGACGACGCGACCGTTCCGGCGGGCGGCGAGCAGTACGGCCTGCTCGCGCTGCTGCGGTTGATCGGTGCGCGCACGAGCCTCCCGCTGATCGCGACGGGCGGGCTGGTGCACGGTGCCGACGTCGCGGCCGTGCTCGCCGCCGGGGCTTCCGCCGCGCAGCTGGGCACGGTGTTCCTGCAGGCGGACGAGGCCGGGACGGCGGGCCCGTACCGTCGCGTGCTGGCCGAGGCGAACCGGGCGACGGCGTTCACGCGCGCGTTCAGCGGCCGCCCCGCGCGGGGCCTGGTGAACCGCGTGCTGAGCGACCTGTCCGCCCACGCGCCGGCCGCGTACCCGCAGCTGCACCACCTGAGCAAGCCGATCCGCGCGGCCGCGGCCAAGGCCGACGACCCCGAGGCGATGTCCCTGTGGGCCGGCCAGACCTACCCCCTCACCACCGAGGGCTCGGCGGCCTCGATCTTCGAACGCCTCCGCGGCGAGGCCCGCACCGCCGCCGAACGGCTCGACCGCCTCCGCTGA